A genomic region of Calditrichota bacterium contains the following coding sequences:
- a CDS encoding carboxypeptidase regulatory-like domain-containing protein, which produces MGCCRSTRYHPSNTQDRSVKNITRIGVAALFLLALGIFAPPVEAATVGGAVLDAAGNPVAGALVTIQQVDVPRGQRAFAARVTSDRGGRFVFDGIPGGYYVVAAQTRTSAVRTRIGVRENGAVRVQLVLPRQRVRMEAER; this is translated from the coding sequence CTGGGATGTTGTCGATCTACCCGCTATCATCCAAGCAACACACAGGACAGATCAGTGAAGAACATTACAAGAATCGGTGTCGCAGCGCTTTTCCTGCTGGCGCTGGGAATTTTCGCTCCGCCCGTGGAAGCCGCAACGGTCGGCGGTGCGGTGCTTGACGCTGCAGGCAATCCGGTGGCTGGAGCGCTGGTTACGATACAGCAGGTCGATGTCCCGCGTGGACAGCGAGCCTTCGCTGCACGCGTTACGAGTGATCGCGGCGGGCGCTTCGTCTTCGATGGAATCCCGGGGGGATACTACGTGGTCGCGGCCCAGACCCGCACCAGCGCCGTCCGGACTCGCATCGGGGTGCGCGAAAACGGCGCCGTCCGGGTGCAACTCGTCCTTCCCCGCCAGCGCGTTCGTATGGAAGCGGAAAGATAA
- a CDS encoding dihydroorotate dehydrogenase-like protein yields the protein MDLSTTYLGLTLRNPLVASSSPLTASLDQIRRLEDAGIAAVVLPSIFEEQITNEALLLHYHTTQGTDSFAEALTYFPDPGDYNLDGEEHVEHLRRVKETVAIPVIGSLNGVTPGGWTKYAARLQEAGADAIELNLYYIPTDPAQESTALEESYLDVVRAVREQISIPVALKLSPFFTSLPRMAVQFVEAGANGLVLFNRFYQPDLDIDEMRVKPHIVLSDSSAIRLPLRWIAILYGRIEASLAATGGVHTAVDAIKLLMAGASATLTCSALLKNGTAYASQIVADLQRWLEEHDYESVGQMIGSMSQKSVADPAAFERALYLKELQSLRI from the coding sequence CTGACCGCATCGCTTGATCAGATCAGGCGGCTTGAGGACGCCGGCATCGCCGCAGTGGTGCTACCCTCGATCTTCGAGGAGCAGATCACCAACGAGGCGCTGCTTCTCCACTATCACACCACGCAAGGCACCGATTCCTTCGCCGAAGCGCTCACCTACTTTCCGGATCCGGGGGATTACAACCTCGACGGCGAGGAACACGTCGAGCACCTCCGGCGCGTGAAGGAGACCGTCGCTATCCCGGTCATAGGGAGCCTTAACGGCGTAACGCCGGGCGGTTGGACGAAGTATGCTGCACGCCTGCAGGAAGCCGGCGCCGACGCCATTGAATTGAACCTCTACTATATACCGACCGATCCGGCACAAGAGAGCACGGCCCTGGAGGAGTCCTACCTCGATGTGGTGCGTGCGGTGCGGGAGCAGATTTCAATTCCTGTGGCGTTAAAGTTGTCGCCATTTTTCACCTCGCTGCCCCGAATGGCGGTGCAGTTCGTCGAAGCCGGAGCCAACGGCCTCGTCCTGTTCAACCGCTTCTATCAACCTGACCTTGACATCGATGAGATGCGCGTCAAGCCACACATCGTCCTCTCCGATTCGAGCGCCATCCGCCTTCCGCTGCGCTGGATTGCCATTCTGTATGGGCGCATTGAGGCTTCGCTTGCGGCGACGGGAGGCGTCCACACCGCAGTAGATGCAATCAAACTGCTGATGGCCGGTGCGAGTGCAACGTTGACTTGCAGCGCCCTCCTGAAGAATGGCACGGCCTACGCAAGCCAGATCGTTGCCGATCTCCAACGTTGGCTGGAGGAGCACGATTACGAGTCGGTCGGTCAGATGATCGGCTCGATGAGCCAGAAGTCGGTGGCAGATCCGGCCGCCTTCGAGCGGGCGCTATACCTGAAAGAACTGCAAAGCCTACGCATTTGA